A genomic segment from Spongiibacter sp. IMCC21906 encodes:
- the rimM gene encoding ribosome maturation factor RimM (Essential for efficient processing of 16S rRNA) translates to MTASPEQYVVVAKITTVYGVKGWVKVHSFTDPLENFLDFDRCFYKRGECWLALDIEQSRRHGKGIVLAIDGVDDRDKAQAYCGIELAIPSADLPTLESGEFYWHQLIGLKVFSKRDELLLLGEVSDMLETGANDVMIVKPCHGSIDDQQRLVPYLPEQFIEQIDLNAGEIIVDWDPDF, encoded by the coding sequence ATGACAGCATCCCCCGAACAATATGTGGTGGTGGCTAAAATCACCACGGTTTACGGGGTTAAAGGATGGGTAAAAGTACATTCATTTACTGATCCTTTAGAGAATTTTTTAGATTTTGACCGCTGTTTTTATAAGCGGGGAGAGTGTTGGTTGGCACTGGATATTGAACAGAGCCGGCGGCACGGCAAAGGTATTGTCCTCGCCATTGATGGTGTTGATGACCGGGATAAAGCCCAAGCTTATTGCGGTATTGAATTGGCGATTCCAAGTGCGGATTTGCCAACTCTGGAAAGCGGTGAGTTTTACTGGCACCAGTTGATCGGCTTGAAAGTATTTAGCAAGCGCGACGAGTTACTGCTGCTGGGTGAGGTCAGCGATATGCTGGAGACGGGAGCCAACGACGTTATGATCGTAAAGCCCTGTCATGGCAGCATCGATGACCAACAAAGACTGGTTCCCTATCTGCCTGAGCAGTTTATAGAGCAGATTGATTTGAACGCAGGCGAGATCATTGTTGACTGGGATCCTGATTTTTAA
- the trmD gene encoding tRNA (guanosine(37)-N1)-methyltransferase TrmD, whose product MDIAVVTLFPEMFDAVSKYGVTGRAVKNGALSIQCCNPRQFTADRHQTVDDRPYGGGPGMVMMAPPLAEAVASAKESVGGNAKVIYLSPQGQPLTQSKLEQLAEQSALVMLAGRYEGVDERLISEVVDEELSIGDYVLSGGELAAMVVIDGLSRLLPGVLGHPLSAEQDSFADGLLDCPHYTRPEQFRDLPVPKVLTSGNHEAIRRWRLKQSLGRTWQRRPDLLDKQDLSEEQKQLLAEYIRECND is encoded by the coding sequence ATGGATATTGCTGTCGTGACGCTGTTTCCAGAGATGTTTGACGCCGTCAGCAAATATGGCGTGACGGGCAGAGCGGTAAAAAACGGGGCCCTCAGTATTCAGTGCTGCAACCCCAGACAATTTACTGCTGATCGTCATCAGACCGTGGATGACCGACCCTATGGCGGTGGCCCGGGTATGGTGATGATGGCACCCCCTTTGGCAGAAGCGGTTGCTTCGGCAAAAGAGAGTGTAGGTGGCAACGCCAAGGTGATTTATTTGTCACCCCAGGGCCAACCGTTAACCCAGTCGAAACTGGAGCAGTTGGCGGAGCAGTCAGCGCTAGTGATGCTAGCCGGACGCTACGAAGGGGTTGATGAGCGACTGATCTCCGAAGTGGTCGATGAAGAGTTGTCGATTGGAGATTATGTGTTAAGTGGCGGCGAGTTGGCGGCCATGGTGGTAATAGATGGCTTGAGTCGTTTGTTACCGGGGGTGTTAGGTCACCCCTTGTCGGCGGAGCAAGACTCCTTTGCTGATGGATTATTGGATTGCCCGCACTATACGCGGCCTGAGCAATTTCGAGACTTGCCAGTGCCAAAGGTGTTAACCAGTGGCAATCATGAAGCTATACGACGCTGGCGTTTAAAACAATCGCTGGGTCGAACCTGGCAAAGACGCCCAGACCTGCTGGATAAGCAGGATTTGAGTGAAGAGCAAAAACAATTGCTGGCGGAATACATCCGCGAGTGTAACGATTAA
- a CDS encoding homoserine dehydrogenase gives MDPVKVGICGFGTVGSGTYAVLTRNAAEIAARVGAEIVVTEIGARRGRPDSDIGDTAVNTDVFAVVDNPEIDIIVELIGGTSAAMDLVMRAIANGKHVVTANKALIAEHGNEIFAAAAEKGVSVAFEAAVAGGIPIIKALREGLAGNRIQWLAGIINGTGNFILSEMREKGRDFGDVLAEAQALGYAEADPTFDVEGIDAAHKLVILASLAFGIPLQFDKVYTEGISRISQEDVTYAEELGYRIKHLGIARNTDNGIELRVHPTLIPEKRLIANVNGVMNAVLVQSDAVGPTLYYGAGAGSEPTASAVVADIVDVARTLGASQESRVPYLSFRQSSLSNHPVLPIDEVETAYYLRMAAVDRPGVLSRVAQILSDEGISIEALIQKEPPEEANLVPMIILTNRTIEGRLSAAVAQIEGLESIVGEVTRIRVESLAG, from the coding sequence GTGGATCCGGTCAAAGTAGGAATTTGTGGTTTTGGCACTGTCGGTAGCGGCACCTATGCCGTACTAACTCGTAACGCAGCAGAAATTGCTGCTCGTGTGGGTGCCGAAATTGTCGTCACAGAAATTGGCGCCCGACGCGGTCGTCCCGATAGTGATATCGGTGATACAGCGGTGAATACCGATGTTTTTGCGGTAGTCGATAATCCAGAAATTGACATTATTGTAGAGCTGATTGGTGGCACCAGTGCGGCGATGGACTTAGTTATGCGTGCGATTGCCAATGGCAAACACGTGGTGACAGCCAATAAGGCCTTGATTGCCGAGCACGGTAATGAAATTTTTGCCGCCGCCGCTGAAAAAGGGGTGTCGGTTGCCTTTGAGGCTGCAGTAGCCGGTGGTATCCCCATTATCAAGGCGCTACGCGAGGGCTTGGCGGGTAACCGTATTCAGTGGCTGGCCGGTATTATCAATGGCACGGGCAACTTTATCCTGTCTGAAATGCGGGAAAAAGGTCGTGACTTTGGCGATGTACTGGCCGAAGCCCAGGCTTTAGGTTATGCCGAAGCGGATCCTACTTTTGATGTAGAAGGCATTGATGCCGCGCATAAGCTGGTTATTCTGGCGTCATTGGCCTTCGGTATTCCTTTGCAGTTCGATAAGGTTTACACCGAAGGCATTAGCCGTATCTCCCAAGAAGATGTGACCTACGCGGAAGAGTTGGGATATCGTATTAAACACTTGGGGATTGCCCGGAATACTGACAACGGTATTGAACTGCGGGTGCATCCAACACTGATCCCAGAAAAGCGCCTGATTGCCAATGTTAATGGGGTGATGAATGCGGTGTTGGTTCAGTCTGATGCGGTTGGCCCAACGCTGTACTACGGCGCTGGTGCTGGTAGTGAACCTACTGCCTCTGCGGTTGTAGCGGATATTGTCGATGTCGCCCGCACCTTGGGTGCCAGTCAGGAAAGTCGTGTGCCGTATCTGTCATTTCGCCAGTCATCATTAAGTAATCATCCGGTCTTGCCTATCGATGAGGTAGAAACAGCGTATTATCTGCGAATGGCGGCAGTCGATCGCCCAGGGGTTTTGTCTCGGGTCGCACAAATTCTCAGCGATGAGGGGATTAGTATTGAAGCCCTTATTCAGAAAGAGCCACCAGAAGAGGCGAATTTAGTGCCGATGATTATTCTCACTAATCGCACGATCGAGGGGCGTTTGTCCGCAGCGGTAGCACAAATTGAAGGACTCGAGAGCATTGTTGGCGAAGTCACCCGAATTCGGGTTGAGTCGCTCGCGGGCTAA
- a CDS encoding Crp/Fnr family transcriptional regulator has translation MSIENVDLFDGLSPGELQILRDTSVLREFAKNTVLIHEGDTADSLYVIETGRVKVYCSDKSGKDFVLNILESGDYFGELALLDDDRRSASVRAMESTHVRIIYKEDFKSILDLHPNITRILNKNLTRRIRKLTNDVKSLALQDVYGRVVKVLTGLASPFGDEGQMRIEEKLTQQEIADRVGSSREMVARILKDLTIGEYVEVEGRHIILRKKLPESY, from the coding sequence ATGAGTATCGAAAATGTGGACTTGTTTGACGGTCTCTCGCCCGGTGAATTGCAAATTCTTCGGGACACCAGCGTTCTTCGTGAATTTGCCAAAAACACAGTTCTGATTCATGAGGGTGATACTGCCGACTCCCTTTACGTTATTGAAACGGGGCGGGTGAAAGTTTATTGCAGTGATAAAAGCGGCAAGGACTTTGTGTTGAACATTCTTGAGTCTGGCGATTATTTTGGTGAACTGGCATTGCTGGATGATGACCGCCGTTCGGCGTCTGTACGCGCAATGGAATCTACCCATGTGCGAATTATCTACAAAGAAGATTTTAAATCGATTTTGGATTTGCACCCCAATATCACTCGAATTCTGAATAAAAACCTGACACGGCGTATTCGTAAGCTGACCAACGATGTTAAAAGTTTGGCTTTGCAAGACGTTTATGGACGAGTGGTCAAAGTGCTGACTGGATTGGCGTCACCCTTTGGTGATGAAGGTCAAATGCGGATTGAAGAAAAACTGACCCAGCAAGAAATTGCCGATCGGGTTGGTTCATCTAGAGAAATGGTGGCCAGAATACTGAAAGACCTCACCATTGGCGAATACGTTGAAGTAGAAGGTCGGCATATTATTTTGCGGAAGAAACTACCCGAGAGTTACTAG
- the lysS gene encoding lysine--tRNA ligase, which yields MSDNQNQPQAAQEENRLIAERRGKLAAIREKRNPFPNDFRRDAYAQDLQEELGDKEKPALEVLDRKAKVAGRIMAKRGPFLVLQDMSGRIQAYVDKKQLPAELTEEIKHWDIGDIVFASGPVHKSGKGDLYVYIEEAGLLTKSLRPLPDKFHGLQDQEMRYRQRYVDLIMNEQSRRTFAIRSKMISSIRNYLQQRDYVEVETPMMQVIPGGATARPFVTHHNALNMDMYLRIAPELYLKRLVVGGFERVFEINRNFRNEGLSTRHNPEFTMIEFYQAYADYNDLMNLTEDMLRSVAQEVLGTTTINYQGSEYDFGQPFARLSVFDACLKYNPELTAEQLSDKDQATAFAKKLGIDVKSIWGLGKVQIEIFEETAEHKLDQPTFITEYPTEVSPLARRSDSDPFVTERFEFFVGGRELANGFSELNDAEDQAERFMAQVAEKDAGDDEAMHYDADFIAALEYGLPPTAGEGIGIDRLVMLFTDSPSIRDVLLFPHMRPQES from the coding sequence ATGTCTGACAATCAAAACCAGCCGCAAGCCGCACAGGAAGAAAACCGTCTCATCGCAGAGCGTCGCGGTAAGCTGGCTGCCATTCGCGAAAAGCGCAATCCATTTCCCAATGATTTCCGTCGGGATGCCTATGCTCAAGACTTGCAGGAAGAGCTCGGTGATAAGGAAAAACCCGCGCTGGAAGTTCTTGACCGCAAAGCTAAAGTGGCGGGTCGGATTATGGCGAAACGGGGGCCATTCTTGGTGTTGCAGGACATGAGCGGCCGTATCCAAGCCTATGTTGACAAAAAGCAGCTGCCAGCAGAATTAACAGAAGAAATTAAGCACTGGGATATTGGCGATATTGTTTTTGCCTCTGGTCCCGTTCATAAGTCCGGTAAAGGTGATCTCTATGTCTATATAGAAGAAGCGGGCTTGTTGACCAAATCGCTGCGGCCGTTGCCCGATAAATTCCACGGTTTGCAAGATCAAGAAATGCGCTACCGCCAGCGTTATGTCGACCTGATAATGAACGAGCAATCCCGTCGGACCTTTGCTATCCGTTCAAAAATGATCAGCAGTATTCGCAACTATCTTCAGCAGCGCGATTATGTCGAAGTCGAAACGCCAATGATGCAGGTGATTCCTGGCGGTGCCACGGCCAGGCCGTTTGTTACGCATCACAATGCACTGAATATGGATATGTATTTGCGTATTGCGCCCGAGTTATATCTCAAGCGTTTGGTGGTGGGCGGTTTTGAACGGGTGTTTGAAATTAACCGTAACTTCCGCAATGAAGGTTTATCGACCAGGCACAACCCTGAGTTCACCATGATCGAATTTTATCAGGCCTATGCGGATTACAATGACCTGATGAATTTAACCGAGGACATGTTGCGCAGTGTGGCCCAAGAAGTGCTGGGAACAACGACGATCAACTATCAGGGTAGCGAATATGATTTTGGTCAGCCTTTTGCGCGCTTATCGGTGTTTGATGCCTGCTTGAAATACAACCCAGAGCTCACTGCTGAGCAGTTGTCTGACAAAGATCAAGCCACGGCGTTTGCGAAAAAGCTGGGGATTGATGTAAAAAGCATTTGGGGCTTGGGGAAAGTTCAAATCGAGATTTTTGAAGAAACCGCCGAGCATAAGCTGGATCAGCCCACGTTTATTACCGAATACCCAACCGAAGTATCGCCGCTGGCGCGCCGCAGCGATAGCGACCCTTTTGTTACCGAGCGGTTTGAGTTTTTTGTAGGTGGTCGCGAATTGGCCAATGGCTTCTCGGAGCTGAATGATGCCGAAGATCAGGCTGAACGCTTTATGGCCCAAGTGGCAGAAAAAGACGCTGGCGATGATGAAGCCATGCACTACGACGCCGATTTTATCGCTGCGCTGGAATACGGCTTACCGCCCACTGCCGGGGAAGGGATTGGGATTGATCGCTTGGTGATGTTATTTACCGATTCGCCGTCTATTCGCGATGTTTTATTGTTCCCGCATATGCGTCCTCAAGAAAGCTAA
- the rplS gene encoding 50S ribosomal protein L19 has translation MSSTNKIIAELEAEQTAKELPEFGPGDTVVVQVKVKEGTRERLQAFEGVVLGVRNRALNSAFTVRKISHGVGVERTFQTYSPLIDSIQVKRRGDVRQAKLYYLRERSGRSARIKEKLATKS, from the coding sequence ATGAGCAGCACCAACAAAATTATCGCTGAGCTGGAAGCGGAGCAAACCGCTAAGGAACTACCGGAATTCGGCCCCGGCGACACTGTTGTCGTTCAGGTAAAAGTTAAAGAAGGTACTCGTGAGCGTTTGCAGGCCTTCGAAGGTGTTGTTCTGGGTGTGCGTAATCGCGCTCTTAACTCGGCTTTCACTGTTCGCAAAATTTCCCATGGTGTGGGTGTTGAGCGTACTTTTCAAACCTACAGCCCATTGATTGACAGCATTCAAGTTAAGCGACGTGGTGATGTACGTCAGGCAAAACTGTATTACTTGCGTGAGCGTAGCGGTCGTTCTGCACGTATTAAAGAAAAGCTGGCTACCAAGAGCTAA
- a CDS encoding DsbC family protein gives MNKPKTKLLSRSLAVAFSVMVGLSSACAEKQGDQKVEATAPKSTAENSTSAEEAIRARFKDSRPDVAIASVVPSEIAGIYHVQLENGPAVYASADGKHFLLGDLFAVTGNGFENLAENRRNSERQSLMSQVADKDMIIFSPEGKTKGAVYVFTDVDCGYCQKLHQEVPELNAMGIEVRYLAYPRAGLGTPTFNKMVSAWCADDRKAAMTALKNRKPVVSKSCENPIAAEFRLGAQVGVTGTPAIVTTSGQLIPGYMPADKLAEIVLKAES, from the coding sequence TTGAACAAGCCTAAAACCAAATTGTTATCTCGCAGCCTTGCAGTCGCATTCAGTGTCATGGTTGGCCTTTCTTCTGCTTGTGCAGAAAAGCAGGGTGACCAGAAGGTGGAGGCTACTGCTCCTAAGTCGACGGCAGAAAATTCGACATCTGCAGAAGAGGCTATTCGCGCCCGTTTTAAAGACAGTCGCCCGGACGTTGCTATTGCGTCAGTAGTGCCCAGTGAAATTGCTGGCATTTACCATGTTCAGTTAGAAAACGGTCCTGCTGTATATGCTTCGGCTGACGGTAAGCACTTCTTATTAGGCGATCTGTTTGCGGTGACCGGTAACGGCTTTGAGAATTTGGCTGAGAATCGCCGTAACAGCGAACGACAGTCGTTAATGAGTCAGGTCGCCGATAAAGACATGATTATTTTTAGCCCTGAGGGTAAAACCAAAGGTGCTGTCTATGTCTTTACCGATGTGGATTGCGGTTACTGTCAAAAACTTCATCAGGAAGTGCCTGAGCTCAATGCTATGGGTATTGAGGTGCGTTACCTTGCTTATCCCCGGGCGGGATTAGGCACGCCAACCTTTAATAAAATGGTGTCAGCCTGGTGCGCAGATGATCGCAAGGCAGCAATGACTGCTTTAAAAAATCGTAAGCCTGTTGTCAGTAAAAGCTGTGAAAACCCCATTGCGGCAGAATTCAGATTGGGTGCCCAGGTGGGTGTCACCGGTACCCCGGCAATAGTGACTACGAGTGGGCAGCTTATTCCCGGTTATATGCCTGCCGATAAACTCGCAGAAATCGTTTTGAAAGCTGAGTCTTAA
- the rpsP gene encoding 30S ribosomal protein S16, translating into MVTIRLSRGGSKKRPFYHLTVTDSRNSRDGRFIERVGFFNPIARGQEERLRVEEARVEHWLAQGAQLSDRVAQLLKEHKKEAAAAA; encoded by the coding sequence ATGGTCACTATTCGTTTGTCTCGCGGCGGTTCTAAGAAGCGCCCATTTTATCACCTGACAGTTACCGATAGCCGTAATTCACGTGATGGCCGCTTCATCGAGCGCGTAGGCTTCTTTAACCCTATCGCCCGTGGCCAGGAAGAGCGTCTGCGTGTTGAAGAGGCTCGTGTTGAGCATTGGCTTGCTCAAGGTGCTCAGCTTTCTGATCGCGTTGCTCAGCTTTTGAAAGAACACAAGAAAGAAGCAGCTGCAGCAGCGTAA
- the thrC gene encoding threonine synthase — MKYISTRGKAPALNFEDVLLTGLAPDGGLYVPETLPEFSKAQIAAWSSLSYTDLAFEIIQPFVAGSIPDADLKSIIEDSYVDFRHPAIAPLVQLGKNEWVLELFQGPTLAFKDFALQMLGRLLDYVLEKRQQKVVVMGATSGDTGSAAIQGVKRCANVDIFILHPYQRVSEVQRRQMTTVKGDNIHNIALKGHFDHCQAMVKASFADQSFLPEGRQLAAVNSINWARIMAQIVYYFYAAYALGAPDRKVSFSVPTGNFGDIYAGYLAKRMGLPIEQLVVATNQNDILHRFISSNQFEKHELQHTLSPSMDIVVSSNFERMLFDCFDRDGAAIDDLMQRMNTETASIPASAFDKVRELFASYSVNDEETVSTIASVYEASEYLLDPHSAIGVKAARECWQDRSIPMVTLATAHPAKFPEAVMKAGYPSAPTLPLHMADLFDLDERYEVLDNDIAAVQQFMAKNIRA; from the coding sequence GTGAAATACATCAGCACCCGGGGCAAAGCGCCCGCATTGAATTTTGAAGACGTTCTGCTGACTGGGCTGGCTCCAGATGGTGGCTTATATGTGCCAGAGACTTTGCCAGAATTCAGCAAAGCGCAGATAGCGGCGTGGTCGTCATTGTCGTACACCGACTTGGCCTTTGAAATTATTCAGCCTTTTGTGGCCGGTAGCATCCCCGATGCTGATTTAAAATCGATTATCGAAGACAGCTACGTGGATTTTCGTCATCCTGCCATTGCCCCATTGGTGCAGCTGGGTAAAAACGAGTGGGTGTTGGAGTTATTTCAAGGGCCAACCCTGGCCTTTAAAGATTTTGCACTGCAAATGTTAGGTCGCTTGCTGGACTATGTATTGGAAAAGCGCCAACAGAAAGTGGTGGTAATGGGGGCGACCTCTGGCGATACCGGTTCGGCGGCGATTCAAGGTGTCAAGCGCTGCGCTAACGTGGATATTTTCATCCTGCATCCCTATCAGCGTGTCTCAGAAGTTCAACGTCGGCAGATGACCACGGTCAAAGGCGATAATATCCACAATATTGCCCTTAAAGGTCATTTTGATCACTGTCAGGCAATGGTCAAGGCGAGTTTTGCTGACCAAAGCTTTTTGCCTGAAGGCCGCCAACTGGCTGCAGTAAACTCAATTAACTGGGCGCGGATCATGGCCCAGATCGTCTATTATTTTTACGCGGCGTATGCATTGGGCGCACCAGATCGCAAAGTCAGCTTCTCGGTGCCCACCGGTAATTTTGGTGATATCTATGCAGGTTATTTAGCTAAGCGTATGGGCTTGCCGATTGAGCAGCTGGTTGTAGCCACCAACCAGAACGATATTTTGCATCGCTTTATCAGCAGCAATCAGTTTGAAAAACACGAGCTTCAACACACTTTGTCGCCGAGCATGGATATTGTGGTGTCGAGTAATTTTGAGCGTATGTTATTTGACTGCTTTGATCGTGATGGTGCTGCTATAGACGATTTGATGCAGCGCATGAATACCGAGACGGCGTCTATTCCCGCCTCTGCCTTCGATAAAGTGCGGGAGTTGTTTGCCAGCTACAGTGTGAATGACGAAGAGACCGTATCGACTATCGCCTCTGTCTATGAAGCCAGCGAATACTTGCTCGACCCCCATTCTGCTATCGGTGTAAAGGCCGCGAGAGAATGCTGGCAAGATCGCAGTATTCCTATGGTGACACTGGCGACAGCCCATCCGGCGAAATTCCCCGAAGCGGTGATGAAGGCGGGGTATCCGTCGGCGCCAACATTGCCTCTGCACATGGCTGATCTTTTCGATTTAGATGAGCGTTACGAAGTGCTGGATAATGATATTGCTGCCGTCCAGCAGTTTATGGCGAAAAACATTCGGGCCTAA
- the prfB gene encoding peptide chain release factor 2 (programmed frameshift), with the protein MLEINALRNALKDMTERTNTLRGYLDYANKKERLTEVELELGDPTVWDDPARAQDLGKERANLEAVVGSIDELDAGVADADELLQMAAEENDEETFAVLQGDVDKLEAVLAKLEFRRMFSGEMDPNNCYLDIQSGSGGTEAQDWANMVLRMYLRWCEGKGFKADLVEVSDGEVAGIKSATIHVQGEYAYGWLRTETGVHRLVRKSPFDSGNRRHTSFCSIFASPEIDDNIEIDIDPSDVRTDTYRASGAGGQHINKTDSAVRLTHGPTNIVVQCQSERSQHQNRDNAWKMLKAKLYELEMQKRSSAAQALEDSKSDIGWGSQIRSYVLDDQRIKDLRTNVQTSNCNTVLDGDLDMFIEASLKFGL; encoded by the exons ATGTTAGAAATCAATGCCCTGCGCAATGCCCTCAAGGACATGACCGAGCGTACCAATACGCTCAGGGGGTATCTT GACTACGCCAATAAGAAGGAGCGTTTAACCGAGGTAGAGCTAGAGCTAGGCGACCCAACAGTATGGGACGATCCCGCTCGCGCTCAAGACTTGGGTAAAGAGCGGGCCAATCTTGAAGCCGTGGTCGGTTCCATTGACGAGCTGGATGCTGGGGTTGCCGATGCCGACGAGCTATTGCAAATGGCAGCGGAAGAAAACGATGAAGAAACCTTTGCGGTCTTGCAAGGCGATGTCGATAAGCTAGAAGCGGTATTGGCCAAGCTTGAATTCCGGCGGATGTTCTCGGGTGAAATGGACCCTAATAACTGCTACCTCGATATTCAATCCGGTTCTGGCGGCACCGAGGCGCAAGACTGGGCCAATATGGTGTTGCGCATGTATTTGCGCTGGTGCGAGGGTAAAGGGTTTAAAGCCGATCTGGTCGAAGTTTCTGACGGCGAGGTTGCGGGTATTAAAAGTGCCACCATTCATGTTCAAGGTGAATACGCCTACGGTTGGCTGAGAACAGAAACGGGTGTACACCGCTTGGTACGCAAATCACCTTTCGATTCAGGCAATCGCCGTCACACCTCATTTTGTTCGATTTTTGCCTCACCGGAAATCGACGACAATATTGAGATTGATATCGATCCCTCAGACGTGCGCACCGACACTTATCGGGCCAGTGGTGCGGGTGGTCAGCATATTAACAAAACCGACTCGGCGGTTCGTTTGACCCACGGGCCGACTAATATTGTGGTGCAGTGTCAGAGCGAGCGCTCTCAGCACCAAAACCGAGACAACGCTTGGAAAATGCTGAAAGCCAAGCTGTATGAATTAGAAATGCAAAAGCGCAGCAGTGCCGCCCAAGCCTTGGAAGATAGTAAGTCTGATATTGGCTGGGGCAGTCAAATTCGCAGTTACGTACTGGATGACCAGCGAATTAAGGATTTGCGCACCAATGTTCAAACCAGCAACTGTAATACCGTTTTGGACGGCGATTTAGATATGTTTATTGAGGCCAGCCTGAAGTTTGGCTTGTAG
- the recJ gene encoding single-stranded-DNA-specific exonuclease RecJ, which yields MTRFPRIVSRSQATRSLQAQGGISSEAVEMPAALDLSSPLLAQLYVNRGVRDNAELALSLDALPAPIMKGLPEAAAIIASAIAEQQRLLIVGDFDCDGATSTCLAMLGLTALGASHVDFLVPNRFEYGYGLSPEIVAVAAQRQPDLIITVDNGISSIEGVAAANALGIPVVVTDHHLPGDELPAAAAIVNPNQPDCPFADKSLAGVGVMFYLLLALRKLMREQGAFDCKPAPNLAEFLDLVALGTVADVVPLSHANRILVDQGLRRIRAGRCRPGIAALLKVAGREPSRLVASDMGFAVGPRLNAAGRLDDMTVGIRCLLEDSPQLALSMAAELDDLNKERRSIEQSMKDEAFRALSHLNLDDAELPAGICLFEPSWHQGVVGILASRVKDQFHRPVIAFAEADDEEIKGSARSIPGLHMRDTLDLIAKKYPKMLRKFGGHAMAAGLSLARRDFEAFKQAFAESVAAQLTDDQLEAVVHSDGELSGDALSLSNAELLRNAGPWGQAFPEPLFHGRFRLQQQRVVGEKHLKMLLLPEQGDQPLIDAIAFNVDTQIWPDNGIELVELVYKLDSNLWRDRLSLQLLVEHLRPL from the coding sequence GTGACCCGATTTCCTCGTATTGTTAGTCGAAGTCAGGCTACTCGAAGCCTGCAAGCTCAGGGCGGCATTTCCAGCGAAGCTGTAGAAATGCCCGCCGCTCTTGATCTTTCCTCGCCGTTGTTGGCCCAGCTTTATGTAAACCGCGGTGTGCGCGATAACGCGGAGCTGGCTTTAAGCCTGGATGCCTTGCCGGCACCAATAATGAAAGGTCTGCCGGAAGCCGCAGCCATTATTGCCAGTGCCATTGCTGAGCAACAGCGACTATTGATTGTCGGTGACTTTGACTGCGACGGGGCAACCAGTACTTGCTTGGCTATGCTTGGCTTGACCGCGCTGGGCGCATCCCATGTCGATTTTCTGGTGCCTAATCGTTTTGAATACGGTTACGGCTTGAGTCCCGAGATTGTCGCGGTAGCGGCTCAACGCCAGCCCGACCTGATTATTACGGTCGACAATGGTATTTCTAGTATTGAAGGGGTTGCTGCCGCCAATGCATTAGGCATCCCGGTGGTGGTAACCGATCATCATCTGCCGGGTGATGAACTGCCAGCAGCGGCGGCTATTGTTAATCCTAATCAGCCTGACTGCCCGTTTGCCGACAAATCCCTGGCAGGCGTTGGGGTGATGTTTTATTTGCTGCTGGCGCTGCGCAAGCTGATGAGAGAGCAGGGCGCGTTTGATTGCAAACCGGCGCCAAATCTGGCGGAATTTTTAGACTTGGTGGCGCTGGGCACCGTGGCCGATGTGGTACCCCTGAGTCATGCTAATCGTATTTTGGTGGATCAAGGTCTGCGCCGCATTCGCGCGGGGCGATGTCGGCCAGGCATTGCGGCGTTGCTCAAAGTGGCAGGACGCGAGCCCTCACGGCTTGTTGCCAGTGATATGGGCTTTGCTGTGGGGCCGAGGCTTAATGCGGCAGGGCGGTTGGATGATATGACCGTCGGGATTCGTTGCCTGCTGGAAGATTCGCCCCAGTTGGCACTAAGCATGGCGGCGGAGCTGGATGATTTAAACAAAGAACGCCGCAGTATTGAACAGAGCATGAAAGACGAGGCCTTTAGAGCGCTATCGCACCTGAATCTGGACGACGCTGAATTGCCGGCAGGTATTTGCTTGTTTGAGCCCTCGTGGCATCAAGGTGTGGTGGGTATTTTGGCCTCGCGGGTGAAGGATCAGTTTCATCGGCCGGTGATTGCCTTTGCCGAAGCTGACGATGAGGAAATTAAAGGCTCTGCTAGATCCATTCCCGGTCTGCATATGCGAGATACCTTGGACTTAATCGCCAAGAAATATCCCAAAATGCTGCGCAAATTTGGTGGCCACGCTATGGCGGCGGGCTTAAGCCTTGCTCGAAGGGACTTTGAGGCCTTTAAGCAGGCCTTTGCCGAGTCAGTGGCTGCCCAGCTTACTGATGATCAGCTGGAAGCCGTGGTGCACAGTGACGGCGAGCTGAGTGGCGATGCGTTGTCATTAAGCAATGCCGAGTTACTGCGCAATGCGGGTCCTTGGGGACAAGCATTTCCCGAACCGCTTTTTCATGGCCGCTTCCGCCTTCAGCAGCAGCGTGTGGTGGGGGAGAAGCATCTGAAAATGCTGTTGCTGCCAGAGCAGGGCGATCAGCCCTTAATCGACGCAATTGCTTTTAATGTCGATACGCAAATTTGGCCAGATAATGGCATCGAGTTGGTGGAGTTGGTTTACAAACTTGATAGCAATCTCTGGCGTGACCGCTTGTCACTGCAGTTGCTTGTTGAGCATCTGCGACCGTTATAA